A region of Candidatus Yanofskybacteria bacterium DNA encodes the following proteins:
- a CDS encoding peptide chain release factor 2, whose translation MEYEKNRAILNIYAGAGGVDAQDWASMLLRMYQRYAQKKDWKFVLLSESFGEQKGIKSVSFEITGEDVYEILKNENGVHRLVRISPFSAKNLRHTSFALVEALPEIIAHNIKIDQKDLRIDTYRSSGPGGQNVNKLETAVRVTHTPTGISVAVQSERSQAQNKEKAIQVLYSKLSKKVEEKNAKEISDLRAEPGSIEWGSQIRSYVLHPYQMVKDHRTGVKISQPDKVLDGDLDKLIEAKAKLGHNDME comes from the coding sequence ATGGAATATGAGAAGAATAGGGCCATTCTAAACATATATGCTGGCGCTGGCGGTGTTGATGCTCAGGACTGGGCTTCAATGCTTTTGAGAATGTATCAGCGCTATGCCCAGAAGAAAGACTGGAAGTTTGTTTTGTTGTCAGAATCTTTTGGCGAGCAAAAAGGCATTAAGTCGGTCTCGTTTGAGATAACAGGTGAAGATGTATATGAAATTTTAAAAAACGAGAATGGTGTTCATCGTCTGGTACGCATCTCGCCCTTCTCGGCGAAGAACTTAAGGCACACTTCGTTTGCATTGGTGGAAGCATTGCCTGAGATAATAGCTCACAACATTAAGATTGATCAAAAAGATTTACGAATAGATACCTACAGATCATCTGGCCCGGGCGGGCAGAATGTAAATAAGCTAGAGACGGCAGTCAGGGTAACCCATACTCCGACTGGCATCTCAGTAGCAGTCCAATCGGAGAGATCGCAAGCTCAAAATAAAGAGAAGGCAATTCAGGTGTTATATTCTAAGCTATCAAAAAAAGTTGAAGAGAAAAATGCCAAAGAGATATCTGATCTAAGGGCCGAGCCCGGATCAATTGAATGGGGAAGTCAGATTAGATCGTATGTCCTTCATCCGTATCAAATGGTCAAAGACCATAGGACAGGCGTAAAGATTTCTCAGCCAGACAAGGTTCTTGATGGTGACCTTGATAAGTTGATTGAAGCCAAGGCAAAATTGGGGCATAATGATATGGAATGA
- the ftsE gene encoding cell division ATP-binding protein FtsE, with protein sequence MIKIHHTSFIYDDEFEALRDINLEIKHGEFVSLVGPSGSGKSTLLKLLTREVLPTDGEILIDGIDLGELSARDIPHLRRKIGTVYQDFKLLSAKNAFENVAFAMEVCGADKEDVDRDVPKLLNIVGLSDKANNFPHQMSGGERQRLAIARALIHRPRIILADEPTGNLDQVNTYDVVKLLLKINELGTTIILATHNRDVVNAIGRRVISMENGRIVRDQIEQGKYII encoded by the coding sequence ATGATAAAGATCCACCATACATCTTTTATATATGATGACGAATTTGAGGCCTTACGTGATATAAATCTGGAGATAAAGCATGGCGAATTCGTCTCTCTAGTCGGACCATCAGGTTCTGGAAAATCAACTCTACTAAAACTATTAACTCGCGAAGTACTGCCCACGGATGGAGAAATCCTAATTGATGGGATTGATCTAGGCGAGCTTTCGGCTAGAGACATACCGCATCTTAGGAGGAAGATAGGCACCGTCTATCAGGATTTTAAATTACTATCAGCCAAGAATGCATTTGAGAACGTTGCCTTCGCCATGGAAGTATGTGGCGCCGATAAAGAGGATGTTGATCGTGACGTGCCTAAGCTTTTAAATATTGTTGGCTTGTCTGATAAGGCTAATAATTTTCCTCATCAAATGTCTGGCGGAGAGAGACAAAGGTTGGCCATAGCTCGAGCATTAATTCATCGTCCGAGAATAATCTTGGCCGACGAGCCGACCGGTAACTTGGATCAGGTGAATACGTATGATGTGGTAAAGCTACTCTTGAAGATCAACGAGCTTGGCACAACTATAATTCTAGCTACTCACAATCGAGATGTGGTAAATGCTATCGGCCGAAGGGTCATAAGCATGGAGAATGGTAGAATTGTTCGTGATCAAATTGAGCAGGGCAAATACATAATTTAA